In Periplaneta americana isolate PAMFEO1 chromosome 3, P.americana_PAMFEO1_priV1, whole genome shotgun sequence, the following are encoded in one genomic region:
- the LOC138696554 gene encoding helix-loop-helix protein delilah-like, whose product MSSLVHSVVSDVISSHQRLQQQQQQLTPTPTSCAPPLLSNEHLDSNNNADAKQKTTSGDKGPIKAGSSGEKYSLRPRSLQRRSESEDSDSLGASSGRGTSRRGSSGGAGGRTKQKPPPLSKYRRKTANARERDRMREINAAFETLRRAVPHISASAHQNQPEGGEKLTKITTLRLAMKYIAALSQALQQPEQETPSCSASSLQLMSDGESLTLSEHCLTPPDLRQQSLTPPDFSRQSLTPVGLSRLSSPDPRVTPPLDKRHIQTTSDINRHCLSPGDLNRHCISSSDLNRHCISSSVFNRHCLSSSRTVASQKSVLPPVQNLLSPEMGISPHCLTTPPSSAPTVDLARHCLLTAGLEQPAAPEPSQLCLTSPVMTRTCLPPPDLSQHCLTPADFEEHAVEEHSSLLVFDDDSLDSPDLDHLLIS is encoded by the coding sequence ATGAGTTCTTTAGTGCATAGTGTTGTGAGTGACGTCATCAGCTCTCACCAGCGTCtacaacagcaacagcagcaatTAACGCCGACGCCGACATCGTGCGCACCGCCGTTACTTAGCAACGAGCACCTAGACTCCAACAACAACGCGGACGCCAAGCAGAAGACTACAAGCGGCGACAAGGGCCCCATCAAGGCGGGTAGCAGCGGGGAGAAATACTCTCTGAGACCGCGGTCCTTGCAAAGGCGTTCGGAGTCGGAGGACTCAGACTCGCTGGGAGCATCCTCGGGCAGGGGAACGTCACGGCGGGGCAGCTCGGGAGGCGCCGGCGGTAGGACCAAGCAGAAGCCGCCGCCTCTCAGCAAGTACCGGCGCAAGACGGCGAACGCCAGGGAGCGAGACCGCATGCGGGAGATCAACGCCGCGTTCGAGACGCTGCGTCGCGCCGTGCCCCACATCTCGGCGTCCGCGCACCAGAACCAACCGGAGGGCGGCGAGAAGCTCACCAAGATCACGACGCTGAGACTCGCCATGAAGTACATCGCGGCGCTGAGCCAGGCGCTGCAGCAGCCGGAGCAGGAGACGCCGAGCTGCAGCGCCAGCAGCCTGCAGCTCATGTCCGACGGAGAGTCGCTCACCCTCAGCGAGCACTGCCTCACGCCGCCCGACCTGCGGCAGCAGAGCCTCACGCCGCCGGACTTCTCTCGCCAGTCCCTCACTCCTGTGGGCCTCAGTCGGCTCTCGTCCCCGGACCCCAGGGTTACGCCGCCGCTTGATAAGCGCCATATACAAACTACCAGTGACATCAACCGCCATTGTCTCAGTCCCGGTGACCTGAATCGCCACTGTATCAGTTCTAGTGACCTGAACCGTCACTGTATTAGTTCCAGTGTTTTCAACCGTCACTGCCTCAGTTCCTCGCGCACAGTCGCCTCCCAAAAGAGTGTACTGCCTCCTGTTCAAAACCTCCTGTCGCCGGAGATGGGCATCAGCCCGCACTGCCTGACAACGCCGCCCTCCAGCGCGCCGACGGTGGACCTAGCACGACACTGCCTCCTGACCGCCGGTCTGGAACAACCGGCCGCTCCGGAGCCGTCGCAATTGTGCCTCACATCACCCGTGATGACTCGGACTTGTCTTCCGCCCCCAGACCTCAGCCAGCACTGCCTCACGCCGGCAGACTTCGAGGAACACGCGGTGGAAGAACATTCCTCCCTATTAGTGTTCGACGACGATTCGTTGGACTCGCCTGACCTGGACCATCTGCTCATCTCATGA